The following nucleotide sequence is from Borrelia sp. A-FGy1.
TGGATTTAATGATGTTGATATGTTAGAAAGTGTAAAGAAAGGATTAGTAATGGGAAATGCAAATTATAGACTTAAAGTAATGCTATCCTATTTAGAAATAATAGGAACAAATGATGAGGAAGCTGTTGCTCATTACATTAATGATAATATTCTAGAAGAACCTGTATAGGAGAAAAAATGGAAAAAGACTTAATAAAATATGCAGAACTCATTATTTTAAAAGGAATTAATTTACAAAAAAATCAATGTGTATTAATTACAGGCTCAATCAAAAATTATGATTTTTTAAAAATCCTTACAAAAAAAGCTTATGAACATGGCGCAAAGTATGTAGAACTAAATATTGAAGATACTGATATCTTAAAAACCAGATTAAGATATTCATCAGAAGATTTATTAGAATTTATTCCAAGATTTAAGTACAATTTTTTTGAAGAAATAATAGATGAAAAGTGGGCAAAGATACGAATTGATGATACAGAAAATTTAGATGGATTAAAAGATATTGATAGTAAAAAATTATTAACATACTTTAGGCAATTAAGACTAGCATCTAAGCAAGTTTCAGCTGCAACAATGAACAATGAATTATCTTGGTGTGTAGCTTGTGCACCAGGACCAAAATGGGCCTCAAAAGTTTTAAATAAACCTAAAAATCAAAAAACATTAGAAGAATTCTTTGAAATTCAAAAGAAAATACTATTACTTGATACAGAAAACCCAATAAAGGCTTGGGAAGATCATGGAATTAAACTTCATCAAAGATGCAAAATTTTAAATAAACTTAAACTAAAAAAATTAATTTTTAAAAACCAGAAAACAAACCTAGAAGTATACCTTTTAGATGCTTCCATTTGGACAGGAGGAAGTGAAAAGATAAAAGGAACAGATATTGAATTTAATGCAAACTTACCAACAGAAGAGGTTTTCACAACTCCAGATTATAAAAAAACAAATGGCATCATGTACGTTACTCGACCAGTTATGATACTTGGAAACCTAATAAATGGGATATGGATAGAATTTAGTGACGGGAAATTAGTTAATTTTGGATGTGATGACGAACAATCAAGAAAAATACTTAAAAAGCACATAGAAACTGATGCACAAGCAAAATACATAGGTGAAGTTGCATTAGTAGACAGCAATTCTCCAATTTATCAAAGTGGACTTACATTCTACAGCATACTATATGATGAGAATGCGAGTTGTCATATTGCATTAGGCAATGCTTATTCTTCTTGCTTAAGCAATGAAGAAAAATTAAAAACGGATATTGAAAAATTGAATTATGGATGTAACGTTTCTTTAATTCATACTGATTTTATGATTGGAAGTAATGATATAAATGTTATCGGAATTGATAAAAAGGGCATAGAACATATAATAATACAAAATGGAAAATTCGTAATATAATAAATGAATTGGAGTAATTAAATAATGATAAAAGAGTTATTTACAAATACCCTTTTCTTATCTTGCTTTGTATCTGGAATTGTTGCGCAAGTTATTAAATATACTATTCAAACAATGAAAACAAAAAAACTTAAATTAAACCCAACATGCCTTATGAAAAGTATATTCTTAGAAACAGGAGGCATGCCCAGCAGTCACTCCTCAACAGTTACAGCTCTTGCAACATCTATATTTATAACAGAAGGAATAAATACCAGTTTTATTATATCTCTTGCTTTCGCTTTAATAACAATAAGAGATTCCTTTGGGGTTAGATACATGGCAGGAGTTCAAGCAGAATACCTTAATGACTTATCTGAACAATTAAAAACTGCAATTGAAATCGAGCCCTTAAAAATTAAAGTGGTTAAAGGACACAAAAAAAAGGAAGTATTTACAGGAGTGCTTATTGGTATAATTTCTGCATGGGCAGTATGTCATCGAATAATATAAATAATAAACCACAAAGGTAAAAATGAATCTAATCAAGCTTTTTACAATACTAGTGCTTCTTACCTCTTGTAATGTGGCAAAGTTTGGGGATTACAAGCCAATATACTTTAAAGGAGAAGAAGACTTAAAAAGTGCAAACAATTATATAAACTCACTAGGGTATAAAACAATATCTGAATATACAACAAAAGTAAACATATTAGACTTTCCAATTTTTAAAGAAATAACAATACATGAATTAATAAAACTTAATGATTGCGATTTAAGAAAAGATTTATTTTTAAAAAATCTCCCTAACCTCTTCAATATATCTAATAAAAAAATACTTTATGTAGATTCATCATTCACAAATAATGAGTTAAAAAAACTCAAAAAAGATAAAAATATTGAAGGAGAATTGCATTCATTTAATTATAAAACTAAAATTAACTATTTTTCAAACACAGTATTCATACTAATAATAACATTATTATTACTACTGAATATCAAATATTTACCTTTTATACTACTATTTTTAATAAGTTCATGTATAATACTGATATTTAGTAACGAAATGCTTTACTTTTATCCTTTGAGTATTCTCTCTTATCTTCTATTTGTATTAATTGATAATTTCAATAAAAATTACAATAAAATATATTTACAAGACATAAGCTTTTTAACACTAATTAAAAGAATCAAATTTCCAATCTTTTTATTTCTATTTATAGTCTTATACTTTATTGTGATAATCAATTTTTTAACTACTAATCTTGAACCAATCTTTATTATTTTTGTATCAATATCAACTCTTTGTATTTTTTTAATATTCACTTGGATCAAAACTGAGAGAAACTTTAAAGATACATTTCTATTTTTAATTGAACTAAAAGCACAAAAAAGAGAATCAAAGATTATGAAATTAAGAATCATCATACATCTACTCCTATTTATAGTCTCCTTAATGCCATTCTTTTATTCTCAATATATACTCAATTCTTATCAAAATTTTAATTATCTTTACAGCAAAAAATTGAACTATTTTAATTATCTGAATCCCAATGACATTTATTTAATGGTAGGATATAACGAAGAAATTCCAAACATTATGGGATATATGTCCCATATCCTTTATCAAAATGAACTTAAATATAAAATAACATCCAAATATGGCAATTTTACTAAAAAAGTAAAAGAAGACTATTTTGAAATAGAAAATAATAAAATCACTACTAAACCTAAAACTGTATATAAAGTAAATAAAAAATTTATATATAAGCACCTTAATCAAGAACTATCAAGACTATTCTTAGACAATGAAAATCCTATCTTAATATATAAAGAAACAAATGAAAGTATTACAATGGATAAACATAATTCTAAAATTTTATTTTTCCTTTCTCTCCCTTTTTTCTTACTGCTATTCCTATTTAAAGCAATAAGATTTACAATTCTTTTAAAGATTAG
It contains:
- a CDS encoding aminopeptidase, translating into MEKDLIKYAELIILKGINLQKNQCVLITGSIKNYDFLKILTKKAYEHGAKYVELNIEDTDILKTRLRYSSEDLLEFIPRFKYNFFEEIIDEKWAKIRIDDTENLDGLKDIDSKKLLTYFRQLRLASKQVSAATMNNELSWCVACAPGPKWASKVLNKPKNQKTLEEFFEIQKKILLLDTENPIKAWEDHGIKLHQRCKILNKLKLKKLIFKNQKTNLEVYLLDASIWTGGSEKIKGTDIEFNANLPTEEVFTTPDYKKTNGIMYVTRPVMILGNLINGIWIEFSDGKLVNFGCDDEQSRKILKKHIETDAQAKYIGEVALVDSNSPIYQSGLTFYSILYDENASCHIALGNAYSSCLSNEEKLKTDIEKLNYGCNVSLIHTDFMIGSNDINVIGIDKKGIEHIIIQNGKFVI
- a CDS encoding divergent PAP2 family protein — protein: MIKELFTNTLFLSCFVSGIVAQVIKYTIQTMKTKKLKLNPTCLMKSIFLETGGMPSSHSSTVTALATSIFITEGINTSFIISLAFALITIRDSFGVRYMAGVQAEYLNDLSEQLKTAIEIEPLKIKVVKGHKKKEVFTGVLIGIISAWAVCHRII